The genomic segment TCGTGGCGATCGCGGCGCTGGTGATCTCGCTCAACTGGTTCGGCTTCATCTGGTCGGTGCAGAACGGCCATGCGCTCGAGGCGAGTCTGGGCTATTACATCTTCCCGCTGATCACGGTGGCGCTCGGCGTTCTGGTCTTCGGCGAGCCGATGAAACGCGGCCAGGCGGTCGCGGTCGCGATCGCGACGGTGGCGGTGATCTATCTTACCTGGGGGTTGGGCCGGGCGCCCTGGATGTCGCTCTTTCTGGCGGGCACCTTCGCGATCTATGGGCTGGTGAAGAAGCGCCTCGCGGTCGGGCCGACGGTTTCGGTGACGGCGGAGGTCGTGCTGCTCACGCCGCTCGCGCTCCTTTACCTCGCCGCCTTGCAGGCCGGTGCGCTGGCCGAGCCCGCGGGGGCGGCGCATTTCGGCTCCGATTGGCGCACGACGGTGCTCTTGATGGTCTCGGGCGTGCTGACCGGCGGGCCGCTCATGCTCTTCAGCCTCGCCGCGCAGAAGGTGCGCCTCGCGACCGTCGGGCTCGTGCAATATCTCAACCCGACGCTGCAACTCTCGGTCGCGGTCTTCGCCTTTGGCGAGCCGGTGACGCGCTGGCATATGGTTGCGCTGCCGATGATCTGGGGGGCGCTTGCGATCTATTCGGCGGCGAGCCTGCGGCGCGCGCCCTGAGGGCGGGGCCTCAGCCGAAGAAGCTCTCGAGCTCGGCCTCCAGCGCGGCCGGGCTCTCGACCCAGATCAGCATCTCCGCAAGGCTCGGCGCGGCGAAGCCCTCGTCGATCATCCGGTCGAAGATCGCCCGCAGCGGATCCCAGTAACCCTCGATATTCATGACATAAATCGGCTTTTCATGGAGGCCGATCTGGCGCCAGGTCAGCGCCTCGAAGAGCTCGTCGAGCGAGCCCGCGCCGCCCGGCAGCACCACCACCGCCTCGGCATTCATGAACATCACCTTCTTGCGTTCATGCATGGTCTCGGTGACGATGAAGGTGGTCAGGTCGCGCTTGCCGACCTCGCGGGGGAAGAGGTGCTCGGGGATCACGCCGAAGGTCTCGCCGCCCGCGGCCTGGGCGGCGCGCGCGACCTCGCCCATCAGCCCGACATCGCCCGCCCCGTAAACCAGCCGCCAGCCCCGCTCGGCGAGCATCGCGCCGGTCTCGCGGGCGGCTTGCGCATAGGCCGGGCGCCCCCCCGCGCGTGAGCCGCAATAGACGCAGACGGAGCGGGTGTGGGACATTTGAGCACCTCCGGGGCAGGGCGCGCGGGCGGTGCGCAGCCAATTCTTGTTTGGTGATAGCCCCTTGGCTAGAGTTGCTCAAGAGAGAGCGGCGCCGGGGCGCCACAACCAAAGAGGGCGAGATGGACGAGGGTATCGCGGGCGGCGGCAAAACGGTCGGCAAGGTCGGGGGCGCGCTTTTGGGCGGGGTCTCGGCGCTGGCGGTTCTGGCGGGGCTGTTGGGCTATTTCCTGCTGTCGAACCCGCCCGCGCCGGAGACCGCCGCGCCGCAACCGCTCGCGAGCGCGGTGCCCCCGCCCGAAGCGGCGCCCGAACCCGCCCCCGAGCCCGAACCCGAGCCCGCGAAGGCTGCGCCGGAGGCTGTCGCCCCTGAGGCCGCCCCCGCCGCGCCTGAGGCCGAGGCGCCCGCCGCGCCCGCCCGGGCGCTGGCCGAGTTCGACCAGCTTCGCGCCGCGCCCGATGGCGCGCTGACCTTGGCCGGGCGCACCGAGCCGGGCGCCGCGGTCGAGGTGCTTCTTGACGGGGTGGCGGTCGACAAGGTGGCGGCCGGGGCCGATGGCAGCTTTGCCTCGGTGATCCTCGCCGCGCCCTCGGCTGCGGCGCGGCAATTGACGGTGCGGGTGACCGGCGCCGATGGTGTCGCGCGCGAGGGCGGCGCGGCGCTGACCGTCGCGCCGAGCGCCACCGCGCTCGCCGAGGCCGCCGCCGCCGCGGGCGCGAGCCCCGAGACGGTGGCCGCGACCGAGGCCGAGGCCGCGGCGATGGCGGCGGCGCCGCTCGTCGCCGATGCCGAGGGGGCGAAACTTCTCGCCGGCCCGGCGGCCGAGCTGACCATCGACACGCTCGCCTTCACCGAGGCCGGGGCGATTGCGCTGAGCGGGCGGGGCGCCGCGCCCGGCGCGCTGATCCGCGCCTATGTCGACAATGCCGAGGCGGGGCTCGTGCAGGCCGATGCCGGCGGCGCCTTCCGGCTCGAGCTGCCGCCTGCGAGCGCCGGGCCCCATCAGCTGCGCCTCGATGCGCTCGATGCCGAGGGCCAGGTGCTGGCCCGCGCCGAGGTGGGCTTCGAGGCGCCCGCCTCGCCCGAGACCGCCGCGCCCGAGACCGCTCAGGCCGCGCCCGAGGCCATCCCGCCCGTGCCGGTCGCCGATGGCGGCGCGCTGCCGCGGGCGCGGATCGTCACGATCGAGAAGGGCAATACGCTTTGGGCGATCGCCGGGCAGACCTATGGCGACCCCTATCTCTATGTCCGCATCTTTCGCGCCAACCGCGACCAGATCCGCGACCCGGATCTGATCTACCCGGGCCAGGTCTTCACCCTGCCCGAGTAACGGCGCGGAATCGGGCTGGACTTCCGCGGTTTCGGCTATAGGTTTTGGCCGCCCGCCCGGACCTTGCCGGGCGGCGCACCGCACAGGAAGGAACCCCCATGCCGCCCTCCCAGATCACCTCCTCGGGCAAAGTCAGCCAGGACGAACGCGCCCGCGGGCTGCGCACGATCCGCTCGGTCGCGCCCTATCTGTGGCCCGCCGAGCACCCTTGGGTGAAACGCCGCGTGGTGATTGCGCTCGCGCTTCTGGTCTGCGCCAAGGTGATCTCGGTCTTCACGCCCTTCCTCTACAAGGCCGCCGTCGACAGCCTCGCGGGCTCGGCGCGCGACGAGGGCTGGCTGTTGCCGCTCGGCGCGGTGGCGCTGACGGTTGCCTATGGGGTGGCGCGGCTGGCTTCGGTGGGCTTTGGCGAGCTGCGCGACGCGGTCTTCGTGAAGGTCGCCCAACGCGCGCTGCGCCAGCTCGCGCTCGAGACCTTCGAGCATATCCACCGCCTCTCGCTGCGCTACCACATCACCCGCAAGACCGGCGGGCTGAGCCGGATCATCGAGCGCGGCGTCAAGGGCGTCGAATTCCTGCTGCGCTTCCTGTTGTTCTCGGTCGGGCCGCTGATCATCGAGCTCTCGCTCGTCGCGGTGCTCTTTGCGGTGCTCTTCGACTGGCGCTATGCGGCGGTGGTGGTGGTCACGATCTGGGCCTATGTGACCTTCACCTTCAAGGTCACCGAATGGCGCGTGGCGATCCGCCAGCGGATGAACAAGGCCGATACCGAGGCCAATCAGAAGGCGATCGACAGCCTGCTGAACTTCGAGACGGTCAAGTATTTCGGCGCCGAGGCGCGCGAGGCGGCGCGCTATGATGCCTCGATGGAGGGCTATGAGAAGGCCGCGGTGAAGACCGGCCAGAGCCTCGCCTTCCTCAACTTCGGCCAGACGCTGATCATCACGGCGGGGCTTGTCGCGGTGATGGTGATGGCCGCGCTCGAGGTCAAATCGGGCAAGCTCACGGTCGGCGATTTCGTCATGGTGCAGGCCTATATGATCCAGATCACCATGCCGCTGGGCTTTCTCGGCACGGTCTATCGCGAGATCCGTCAGGCGCTCGTCGATATGGGCGAAATGTTCGATTTGTTGCATCAGCCCGCCGAAATCGAGGACAAACCCGGCGCCAAGGTTCTGAAAGTGCAAGGCGGCACGGTGCGGTTTGACGATGTGCGCTTCGCTTACGACCCCTCGCGGCCGATCCTGAAGGGGGTTTCGGTGGAGGTTCCGGCGGGGCAGACGGTGGCGCTGGTCGGGCCCTCGGGCTCGGGCAAATCGACGATCGGGCGGCTTTTGTTCCGCTTCTATGATGTCACCGGCGGCGCGATTTCGATCGACGGGCAGGACCTGCGCGAGATCACCCAGCAAAGCCTGCATGATGCGATCGGGGTGGTGCCGCAGGACACGGTGCTCTTCAACGACACGATCCGCTACAATATCGCCTATGGCCGCGCCGAGGCCACCGAGGCGGAGGTGATTGCCGCGGCGAAGGCGGCCAAGATCCATGATTTCGTGATGAGCCTGCCGGAGGGTTATGAGACCACCGTGGGCGAGCGCGGGCTGAAGCTTTCGGGCGGCGAGAAACAGCGGGTGGGGATCGCGCGCACGCTGCTGAAGAACCCGCCGATCCTGCTCCTTGACGAGGCGACCTCGGCGCTCGACACCCAGACCGAGCGCGACATTCAGGAGAGCCTGAAGGCGATGGGCCGAGGGCGCACGGTGATCACCATCGCGCACCGGCTCTCGACGATTGCCGATGCCGACCGGATCGTGGTGCTCGAGAAGGGCGAGGTGGTCGAGGAGGGCCGGCATGAGGAGCTTCTGGCGCGCGGCGGGCGCTATGCGGCGATGTGGGCGCGGCAATCGGCCGAGGACGAGGACGAGGACGAGGACGGGGACGCGAACGGGGCGGGCGCGCAGGCCGGCGCCTGAGTGGCCCCGCGCCGGGCGGGACGGGCGCGCCCTTGGCAAGCCCCGCCCGCCCGTATAGAGAGAACCAAACCGCCGAAGGGAGCCGCCAGTGGACGAGACCGACAGCTTTATCGAGGAAGTCACCGAGGAAGTCCGCCGCGACAAGCTCTTCGCGCTGATGAAGAAATACGGCTGGATCGGGATCGCGGCGATCCTCGCGATCGTCGGCTCCTCGGCCTGGATCGAATGGCAAAAGGCGCAGGCCGAGGCGCGCGCCGAGGCCTTTGGCGATGCGATCTTGGCGGCGCAGGCCTCGGCCGACCCGGCCGCGGCGCTTGCCGCGCTCGACGAGACCGGCGCGCGGGCGGCGCTTGCGCAGTTCCTGACCGGCGCGGCGAAGGCCGAGGCGGGCGATCTGGCGGGCGCGCGGGCGGCTTGGGATGCGGTGGCGAAAGACCCCGCGGCGCCGCGCAGCCTGAGCGAGATGGCGCGGCTCAAATCGGTTCTGGCGGCGGGCGAGGCGCTCGCGCCCGAGGCGCGCGCGGCCGAGCTCGCGGCGCTCGCGACGCCGGGTGCGCCCTATCGGCTGCTCGCGCTCGAGGCGCAGGCCGATGATGCGGCGGCGGCCGGCAAGGCCGAGGAGGCGATCAAGATCGCGCGCGAGATCCTCGCCGAGGCGGGGGTCACGGCGGGCTTGCAACAGCGCGCCTCTCAGTTGATTGTGGCTCTGGGCGGCGACCCGGCGGCGGCGGAATAAGGCGCGGTCGCGGACCGGGGCCGGGGAAATCAGGGGGATGACGGCGGTGAAGCTGATCTCGGGAATGGCCATGCTGAGCGTGGCGGCACTGGGCCTGATGGGCTGCGAGAAGGAAGTGATCCTGCCCGGCGAGCGGCTCGATCCGCGCGCGGTTCTCGCGGGGGCGGCGCCCGCGCCCGCGCCGCTTTCGACCGCGCTGAGCCTGCCGCGCCCGCAGGCCAATGCCGAGTGGACCCATCGCGCGGGCAATGCGACCCATGCGCTGACCAACCCGGCCTTTGGCGCGGGGATGACCCTCGCCTGGGCCGCGCCGATCGGCACCGGCTCCGACCGCAAGCACCGGATCACCGCCGAGCCCGTGATCGCGGGCGGGCGCATCTTCACCCTCGATGCCGAGGCGCGCGTGGCCGCCACCTCGACCGCGGGCGGGCCGCTTTGGGCCACCGACCTCACCCCCCCCGCCGACCGCGCGGGCGATGCCTCGGGCGGCGGGCTCGCGGTGGCGGGCAATCGCCTCTACGCGACCACCGGCTTTGGCGAGCTCGTCGCGCTCGACGTGGCGACCGGCGCCGAGGTCTGGCGGCAGAAATTCGACGCGGCTGTGGGCGGCGCGCCGACGGTCTCCGACGGGATCGTCTATGTCGTGGCGCGCGATGCCTCGGCTTGGGCGATCGAGGCCGCGAATGGCAAGGTGCTCTGGCAGCTCCCCGGCGTGAACGGCGCGGGCGCGATGACCGGCGTCTCGGCGCCTGCGGTCAACGACCGGCTCGTCGTCTTCCCGTTCTCCTCGGGCGAGATGATCGCCTCGCTGAAAGCCAAGGGGCTGACGCTCTGGCAGGGCAAGGTCGCGGGCGCGCGGATCGGCCGCGGCTATGCCTCGATCTCCGATCTCACCGGCGATCCGGTGATCGTGGGCGACCGGCTCTACGCCGGCTCCTCGGCGGGCAAACTCGCGGCTTTCGACGTCAATTCCGGCGAAAAGCTCTGGACGGCGGATGTCGGCCCGGTCTCGCCCGTGCAGGTGGCGGGCGGCGCGATCTGGCTCGTCTCGGATGAAAACAAGCTCACCCGCCTCGATGCGGCCTCCGGCGAGACCGTCTGGTCGGTCGATCTGCCCTATTTCGAGGCCGAAAAGCCGAAGAAATACCGCACGATCTTTGTCCATTACGGGCCGCTTCTGGCCGGCGGGCGGCTTTATACCGCCTCGAGCGACGGGCTCTTGCGCGCCTTCGACCCGGCGACGGGCGCCGCACTCGGTCAGGTCGAGATCCCCGGCGGCGCGGCGACCGAGCCGGTGGTCGCGGGCGGCACGCTTTACGTTGTTTCGCGCACCGGGCAGCTTCTGGCTTTTCGCTGAGCGAAAAACCGTATAAAGGGGCCGCTTGATCCGCCGCAGGAGGCAGAAATGAGCTTTACCCTGGCCATCGTGGGCCGCCCGAATGTGGGCAAATCGACGCTGTTCAACCGTCTGGTGGGCAAGCGGCTGGCGCTGGTCGACGATCAGCCGGGCGTCACGCGCGATTTGCGCGAGGGCGATGCGCGGCTCGGGGATCTGAAGTTCATCGTGATCGATTCGGCGGGCCTCGAGCTCGCCGAGGATGACAGCCTGCAAGGCCGGATGCGGCGGCTGACCGAACGCGCGGTCGAGGAAGCGGATGTGTGCCTCTTCCTCGTCGATGCGCGCGTGGGCGTGACCCCGGCCGACGAGATTTTCGCCGAGATCCTGCGGCGCAAGAACGCCCATGTGATCCTGGCCGCGAACAAGGCCGAGGGCCATGCGGGCGTGGCCGGCGCGCTCGAGGCCTGGAGCCTCGGGCTCGGCGAGCCCCTGCAGATCTCGGCCGAACATGGCGAGGGGCTCGATGACCTTTATGCCGCGCTCAAGCCGCTCGCCGATGAATTCGCCGCGCGCCATGCCGCCAATACCCCCGAGGTCGATGTCGAGATCGAGGAAGGCTCCGAGGAGGAGGAGGTCTACCGCGCGCCGACCGCCGCCAAACCCCTCCAGCTCGCCGTGATCGGCCGCCCGAACGCGGGAAAATCGACGCTGATCAACAAGATCCTCGGCGAGGACCGGCTCCTGACCGGCCCCGAGGCGGGCATCACCCGCGACGCGATCTCGGTCTCGACCGAGTTCATGGGCACGCCGATGCGGATCTGGGACACCGCCGGGATGCGCAAGAAGGGCAAGGTCAATGACAAGCTCGAGAAGCTCTCGGTCGCCGACGGCCTGCGCGCGGTGCGCTTCGCCGAGGTGGTGGTGGTGCTCCTCGACGTGAACATCCCCTTCGAGACGCAAGACCTGCGGATCGCCGATTTCGCCGAGACCGAGGGCCGCGCGGTCGTCGTCGCGGCGAACAAATGGGATCTCGAGGAAGACAAGCCCGAGAAGCTCAAGGAGCTGCGCGAGGCGTTCGAGCGGCTGCTGCCGCAGCTCAAGGGCGCGCCGCTCGTCACCGTCTCGGCCAAGACCGGCAAGGGGCTCGACCGGCTCAACGACGCGATCCTGAAGGCCCACCGGGTCTGGAACCGCCGGATCTCGACGGCCAAGCTCAACAACTGGCTGACCGCGATGACCGAGGCGCACCCGCCGCCGGCGCCGGGCGGGCGGCGGATCAAGCTGCGCTACATGACCCAGGCCAAGACCCGGCCGCCGGGCTTTGTGATCATGGCGACCCATACCGACAAGATCCCGGAAAGCTACGGGCGCTATCTGGTCAACGGGCTGCGCGCCGATTTCGACATGCCGGGCACTCCGATCCGCATCTTCTTCCGCGATCAGGGCAACAAGAACCCCTACAAGGACAAGAAGAAGTCGATTCCGTCGCGGCTGACCAAACACGTCGAGGCGAAGAAACACGCCGCGCGCAAGGAACGGGGGCTGGCCTCGAAGCCGGTCAAGTAAGGCGCGGCTGCCCGGCGGGAGGCGCGGGTGACGCGGTCTTTTGCGTATTTGGACCAAGAAGAAGGGGAGGGCGCCGCGCTCTCCCCTTTCGCATGACCGGCTGTTTCTTCTTGGCAAAAATACGCAAAAACCGCCGCCCGGCAAAGCAAAACCCCCGCCGGGCAAGGGCGGGGGGCGCAGATCGGGTCGGGGCGGGGCGCGGCGGGGCTCAGACGAGCTTGCCGTCGACGAGCCGGGTCTTGCCGCCGAGATAGGGGTGCAAGACGGCGGGCAGGGTGACCGAGCCATCGGCCTCCTGGCCGTTTTCCAGAACCGCGATCAGGCAGCGTCCGACCGCCAGCCCCGAGCCATTCAGCGTCGCGACGAAATCGGGCTTTTCGCCCTCGGCCGGGCGGAAGCGCGCGTTCATCCGGCGGGCCTGGAACTGGCCGCAGGTCGAGACCGAGGAGATCTCGCGATAGGTATTCTGCCCCGGCAGCCAGACCTCGAGGTCATAGGTCTTCTGAGCGCCAAAGCCCATGTCGCCGGTGCACAGCACGATGCGCCGATAGGGCAGGCCGAGCGCCTCGAGCACCGCTTCGGCGCGTTTGACCATGCCCTCATGTTCCGCGATCGCCTCCTCGGGGCGGCAGATCGTGACCATCTCGACCTTCTCGAACTGGTGCTGGCGCAGCATGCCGGCGGTATCCTTGCCCGCCGAGCCCGCCTCGGAGCGGAAGCAGTTGGTGTGCGCGCACATCCGCATCGGCAGCGCCGCCGCCTCGACGATCTCGCCCGCGACGAAGTTCGTCAGCGTCACCTCGGCGGTCGGGATCATCCACCAGCCGTTCGTCGTCTCATAGCTGTCCTCGGCGAATTTCGGCAGCTGCCCGGTGCCGAGCATGGTCTCGGGGCGCACCAGAACCGGCGTGATCGCCTCGCTCAGCCCGTGGGTGTCGACATGCAGATCGAGCATGAACTGCGCCAGCGCCCGGTGCAGGCGCGCAACGCCGCCCTTGAGCACGACGAACCGCGCCCCCGAGAGCTTCGCGGCGGTCTCGAAATCCATCTCGCGGCCAACGGCGGGGAGCTGATAATGCTCCTTCGGCGCGAAATCGAAGCCCCGCGGCGTGCCCCAGCGGTGGATCTCGACGTTGCCCGCCTCATCGGCGCCCTGCGGCACATCGGCGAGCGGCGCGTTCGGGATCAGGAGGAGCTTGTCGCGGAGCTCGCCATCCAGCAGCCCCGCGCGCGCCTGCATCGCCGCGACCTCGGTCTTCTTCTCGGCCACCAGCGCCCGCAGCCGCTCGAACTCGGCCTCGTCGCCCTTGGCTTTCGCCGCGCCCACGAGTTTCGAGGCGGCGTTCTGTTCGGCCTGCGCGGTCTCGGCGGCATGGATCGCGCCGCGGCGCTCCTCGTCGAGCGACAGGATCTGCGCGGCCATCGGCGCCAGCCCCCGGCGCGCAAGGTCGGCATCGAACTGGGCAGGGTTTTCGCGGATCGCGCGGATATCGTGCATGGGGGACCTCTTTGGTTGCGCGAACGGGTTTAGCGCGGAAATATGCAAGGCGAAAGCCCCGGCGGGGCGGCTGAGTCCCGGCCCGCCCGCGATCCCCTTGCGCGCAGGCGCGGGGATGGTGTATGGCCGTTATATTCAAAAAGCGGAATGTCACTCCGCAAGGACGCTTATCGCCCGAAGGGAGGGATTCGAGATGAAATCCATGATCTTGTCGCTGGCTCTGGCCGCGCTGATCTTGCCGCAGGACGTGCTGGCCGAGGGGGCCGCGCCCTATCTCGTGACGCGCGAGGAGGTCACCGACTGGAAGGCGGTCTACGGGCGGATCGAGGCGAAGGATTCGATCCCGGCGCGCGCGCGTCTGGGCGGCACGCTGATCGACCTGACCGCCAAGGAGGGCGATCTGGTGCAGGCGGGCCAGCCGCTCGGCAAGGTCGTGGATGAGAAAATCGGCTTTCAGATCAATGCGATCGACGCGCAGCTCACCTCGCTCGCGGCGCAGCTTGCCAATGCCCAATCCGAGCTCAAGCGCGGTCAGGAGCTGAAGGCGCGCGGCGTGCTGACCACCCAGCAGCTCGATGCGCTGCAAACCCAGGTCGATGTCTACATGGGCCAGATCGAGGCGCAGAAGGCCTCGCGCCGGGTCATCGAGCAGCAGGCGACCGAGGGCGAGGTGCTCGCGCCGATCTCCGGGCGGGTGCTGACCGTGCCGGTGGCCAAGGGCGCGGTGGTGATGGCGGGCGAAACCGTTGCCACGATCGGCGGCGGCGGCTTCTTCTTGCGGCTCTCGGTGCCCGAGCGCCACGCGACCGCGATGGCCGAGGGCGACGAGATCTCGATCGAGACCGCGGCCGGCCCGAAGACCGGGCGCCTCGCCAAGGTCTATCCGCTGATCGAGACCGGCCGGGTGACGGCCGATGTCGAGGTGGCCGATCTCGATTCGGCTTTTGTCGATGCGCGGGTGCTGGTGCGCCTGCCGCTGGCCACGCGCGAGGCGATCCGGATCCCGGCGGCGCTGGTTTCGACCCGTTCGGGGCTCGATTTCGTCACCGTCGAGAAAGACGGCGCGCGCGAGATCCGCACCGTTGTGCCGGGCGATCATGTGACGGTCGAGGGCACCGATATGGTCGAGATCGTGACCGGCCTGATGGGCGGCGAGACGGTGGTGGCGGCCGATGAGCACTGAACCCGTGCCCCCCGTCTGGGAAGAAGACGAATTCGCCCATGACAAGCTCGGCATCGCCGGGCGGCTGACGCGGGCCTTCATCAAATCGGCGCTGACGCCGCTCATGATCCTCGCCGCGCTCGCGGTGGGCTTTGTCGCGCTGATCTCGCTGCCGCGCGAGGAAGAGCCGCAGATCTCGGTGCCGATGGTCGATGTGCATATCCAGGCGCCGGGCCTGAAGGCGCCCGATGCGATGAAGCTCGTCACCGAGCCGATGGAAACCATCATCAAGGGCATCAACGAGGTCGAGCACGTCTACAGCCAGACCTCGGATGATTATGCGCTGGTGATGGCGCGCTTCGTGGTCGGCACCTCGGCCGATGCGGCGATCTTGCGGGTGCATGAGAAGGTGCGCGCCAATGCCGACCGGATCCCGGTGGGCATCGCCGAGCCGATGATCGTGGCGCGCGGCATCGATGACGTGGCGATCGTGTCGCTGACGCTCTCGGCCAAGCCCGGCACCGATATCGGCGCCAATGAGCTCACCCGCATCACCCGCGAGCTGCAGACCGAGGTCACCAAGATCGAGAATGTCGGGCTGAGCTATATCGTCGGCGAGGCGACCGAGGCGATCCGCATCGAGCCCGACCCGGAGAAGCTCGCGCTTTACGGGATCACGTTGCAGGGGCTGAGCGACAAGGTCAAACAGGCCAACCGGGCGTTCTCGACGGGCAAGCTGCGCGACAAGGGCGAGCAGATCGACCTGGTGGCGGGGCAGACGCTGGTCGCGCCGGCCGAGATCGCGGGGCTCTTGCTCTCGGCGCGCGATGGCCGGCCGGTTTATGTGGCCGATGTCGCCAAGGTCGAATATGTCGCCGACACGACCGACCATATCGTCGCCAATGTCACCCGCGAGGGCGAGGCGCTCAACCGCACCCCCGCGGTCACGCTCGCCATCGCCAAGCGCGCGGGCTCGAACGCGGTGGTGGTGGCCGAGAAGATCCTCGAGCGCGTCGAGGAGCTCAAGGGCGAGCTGATCCCGGCCTCGATCGAGGTGCAGGTCACCCGCGATTACGGCGAGACGGCCAATGAGAAGGCCAATGAGCTGCTCTTCCACCTCGGCCTCGCGACGATCTCGATCATCGCGCTCGTGCTCTTCGCGATCGGCTGGCGCGAATCGATCGTGGTGGCGATCGTGATCCCGGTGACGATCCTGCTTACCCTCTTTGCCGCCAATATCATGGGCTATACGCTCAACCGCGTGTCGCTCTTCGCGCTGATCTTCTCGATCGGGATCCTCGTCGATGACGCGATCGTGGTGATCGAGAATATCGCGCGGCATTGGGGGATGAAGGGGCCGGGCGACCGGGTCCACAAGGCGATCGTGGCGGTGGCCGAGGTCGGCAACCCGACGATCGTGGCGACGCTGACGGTGGTGGCGGCGCTTTTGCCGATGCTGTTTGTCAGCGGGCTGATGGGGCCCTACATGAGCCCGATCCCGGCCAATGCCTCGGCGGCGATGATCTTTTCGTTCTTCGTCGCGGTGATCATCACGCCCTGGCTGATGGTCAAGATCGCGGGCAAGGCGCCGCTCCATCACGCCGATGACGCCCATCAGGGCGGCAAGCTCGGCGCGCTTTATGCGCGCGTCGCGCGGCCGGTTCTGGCCACCAAGAAATCGGCGGGGATGTTCCTTCTGATCACGGTGGTGCTGTCGTTCGGCTCGCTCGGGCTGCTCTATACCAAGCATGTCACGGTGAAACTGCTGCCCTTCGACAACAAATCCGAGCTCAGCGTGGTGATCGACCTGCCCGAGGGCGCCTCGGTCGAGGCGACCGATGCGGTGGCCCAACAGGTCGCGGCGGCGGTCACGCGTCTGCCCGAGGTGATCTCGGCCCAGACCCATGCCGGCACCGCCGCGCCCTTCAACTTCAACGGCCTCGTGCGGCACTACTACCTGCGCGAATATCCCTGGCAGGGCGATGTGCAGATCAACCTCGCGCCGAAGGCCGAGCGCGACCGCACCTCGCACGAGATCGCGCTCGAGATCCGCGAGATCATCGCCGGGATCGACATGCCGGCGGGCACCTCGCTCAAGACGGTCGAGCCCCCGCCCGGCCCGCCGGTGATCTCGACGCTGCTTGCCGAGGTCTATGGCCCGGATGCCGAAACCCGCCGCGCCGCGGCCGCAAAGATCCGGCAAGCCTTTGAAAGCGTGCCCTATATCGTCGATGTCGATGACAGCTTCGGGGTCCAGTCGCGGCGCCTGCGCGCCACCGTCAACGCCGATGATCTGGAGTTCTTTGAGGTCTCGCAGGGCGATGTCTTCGACACGATCGCGCTTTTGAACGGCTCGACCACGGTCGGCTATTCGCACCGCGATCAGGAGCGCGCGCCGCTGCCGATCGTGATGGAGCGCGACAAGGGCCAGCGGGTGATGGACGAGGCGACGCTCTCGACGCCGATCCCGGCGAACCTTCTGCCCGGCGCGCGCGGCGTGGTCGAGCTCGGCGATGTCGTCACGCTGCGCGAGGAAAAGGCCTCCTTCCCGATCTTCCGCCACAATGGCCGCGAGGCCGAGATGGTCACCGCCGAGCTCGCCGGCACCTTCGAGGCGCCGCTCTACGGGATGATCGCGGTCTCCGATGCGCTCGAGACGATCGACTGGGCGCCCGGCGAAAAGCCCGAGATCTCGCTCCACGGCCAGCCCGAGGACGAGGCGAAGGTCACGCTCCTGTGGGACGGCGAATGGGAGGTGACCTGGGTGACCTTCCGCGATATGGGGGCGGCCTTCGGGGTGGCGCTTCTGGGGATCTATATCCTCGTGGTGGCGCAGTTCGGCTCGTTCCGGCTGCCGCTGGTGATCCTGACGCCGATCCCGCTGACCTTCCTCGGCATCATGGCGGGGCATCTGATCTTCGGCGCGCCGTTCTCGGCGACCTCGATGATCGGCTTCATCGCGCTGGCGGGGATCA from the Rhodobacter xanthinilyticus genome contains:
- the der gene encoding ribosome biogenesis GTPase Der; translation: MSFTLAIVGRPNVGKSTLFNRLVGKRLALVDDQPGVTRDLREGDARLGDLKFIVIDSAGLELAEDDSLQGRMRRLTERAVEEADVCLFLVDARVGVTPADEIFAEILRRKNAHVILAANKAEGHAGVAGALEAWSLGLGEPLQISAEHGEGLDDLYAALKPLADEFAARHAANTPEVDVEIEEGSEEEEVYRAPTAAKPLQLAVIGRPNAGKSTLINKILGEDRLLTGPEAGITRDAISVSTEFMGTPMRIWDTAGMRKKGKVNDKLEKLSVADGLRAVRFAEVVVVLLDVNIPFETQDLRIADFAETEGRAVVVAANKWDLEEDKPEKLKELREAFERLLPQLKGAPLVTVSAKTGKGLDRLNDAILKAHRVWNRRISTAKLNNWLTAMTEAHPPPAPGGRRIKLRYMTQAKTRPPGFVIMATHTDKIPESYGRYLVNGLRADFDMPGTPIRIFFRDQGNKNPYKDKKKSIPSRLTKHVEAKKHAARKERGLASKPVK
- the serS gene encoding serine--tRNA ligase, with product MHDIRAIRENPAQFDADLARRGLAPMAAQILSLDEERRGAIHAAETAQAEQNAASKLVGAAKAKGDEAEFERLRALVAEKKTEVAAMQARAGLLDGELRDKLLLIPNAPLADVPQGADEAGNVEIHRWGTPRGFDFAPKEHYQLPAVGREMDFETAAKLSGARFVVLKGGVARLHRALAQFMLDLHVDTHGLSEAITPVLVRPETMLGTGQLPKFAEDSYETTNGWWMIPTAEVTLTNFVAGEIVEAAALPMRMCAHTNCFRSEAGSAGKDTAGMLRQHQFEKVEMVTICRPEEAIAEHEGMVKRAEAVLEALGLPYRRIVLCTGDMGFGAQKTYDLEVWLPGQNTYREISSVSTCGQFQARRMNARFRPAEGEKPDFVATLNGSGLAVGRCLIAVLENGQEADGSVTLPAVLHPYLGGKTRLVDGKLV
- a CDS encoding efflux RND transporter periplasmic adaptor subunit, encoding MKSMILSLALAALILPQDVLAEGAAPYLVTREEVTDWKAVYGRIEAKDSIPARARLGGTLIDLTAKEGDLVQAGQPLGKVVDEKIGFQINAIDAQLTSLAAQLANAQSELKRGQELKARGVLTTQQLDALQTQVDVYMGQIEAQKASRRVIEQQATEGEVLAPISGRVLTVPVAKGAVVMAGETVATIGGGGFFLRLSVPERHATAMAEGDEISIETAAGPKTGRLAKVYPLIETGRVTADVEVADLDSAFVDARVLVRLPLATREAIRIPAALVSTRSGLDFVTVEKDGAREIRTVVPGDHVTVEGTDMVEIVTGLMGGETVVAADEH